The region CACATGCAAGTCGAGCGGTAACAGGAGATAGCTTGCTATTTTGCTGACGAGCGGCGGACGGGTGAGTAATGCTTGGGGATCTGCCCAGTCGAGGGGGATAACCATTGGAAACGATGGCTAATACCGCATACGCCCTACGGGGGAAAGGAGGGGACCTTCGGGCCTTTCGCGATTGGATGAACCCAAGTGAGATTAGCTTGTTGGTGAGGTAATGGCTCACCAAGGCGACGATCTCTAACTGGTCTGAGAGGATGACCAGTCACACTGGGACTGAGACACGGCCCAGACTCCTACGGGAGGCAGCAGTGGGGAATATTGCACAATGGGGGAAACCCTGATGCAGCCATGCCGCGTGTGTGAAGAAGGCCTTCGGGTTGTAAAGCACTTTCAGTGGTGAGGAAAGGTAGCAGCTTAATACGTTGCTACTGTGACGTTAACCACAGAAGAAGCACCGGCTAACTCCGTGCCAGCAGCCGCGGTAATACGGAGGGTGCAAGCGTTAATCGGAATAACTGGGCGTAAAGCGCACGCAGGCGGTTTGTTAAGCCAGATGTGAAAGCCCCGAGCTCAACTCGGGAACTGCATTTGGAACTGGCAAACTAGAGTCTTGTAGAGGGGGGTAGAATTTCCAGTGTAGCGGTGAAATGCGTAGAGATTGGAAGGAATACCAGTGGCGAAGGCGGCCCCCTGGACAAAGACTGACGCTCATGTGCGAAAGCGTGGGGAGCAAACAGGATTAGATACCCTGGTAGTCCACGCTGTAAACGATGTCAACTTGAAGTCTGTGTCCTTGTGACGTGGGTTTCGGAGCTAACGCATTAAGTTGACCGCCTGGGGAGTACGGCCGCAAGGTTAAAACTCAAATGAATTGACGGGGGCCCGCACAAGCGGTGGAGCATGTGGTTTAATTCGATGCAACGCGAAGAACCTTACCTACCCTTGACATACAGCGAACTTTTCAGAGATGAATCGGTGCCTTCGGGAACGCTGATACAGGTGCTGCATGGCTGTCGTCAGCTCGTGTCGTGAGATGTTGGGTTAAGTCCCGCAACGAGCGCAACCCTTATCCTTTGTTGCCAGCGCGTAATGGCGGGAACTCAAGGGAGACTGCCGGTGATAAACCGGAGGAAGGTGGGGACGACGTCAAGTCATCATGGCCCTTACGGGTAGGGCTACACACGTGCTACAATGGCGCGTACAGAGGGAAGCCAACCAGCGATGGTGAGCGGATCCCAGAAAGCGCGTCGTAGTCCGGATTGGAGTCTGCAACTCGACTCCATGAAGTAGGAATCGCTAGTAATCGTGGATCAGAATGCCACGGTGAATACGTTCCCGGGCCTTGTACACACCGCCCGTCACACCATGGGAGTGGGTTGCTCCAGAAGTAGATAGCTTAACCTTCGGGAGGGCGTTTACCACGGAGTGATTCATGACTGGGGTGAAGTCGTAACAAGGTAACCCTAGGGGAACCTGGGGTTGGATCACCTCCTTACCTTAACTTAACGTCTGTTGAGTGTTCACACAGTTTGCTTGATAAGAAAGAGTGACTTAAATCGCATGGGCAAAAGCTGCTGGTGCGATTTTTTGCCCTCAGAGTGCCGCTTTTGAGCAGGTTTGAGGGTAAAAACGGTTTTGGGTCTGTAGCTCAGTTGGTTAGAGCGCACCCCTGATAAGGGTGAGGTCGGTGGTTCGAATCCACCCAGACCCACCAAATCACCCTAATACTTCGTCATAAGACTCGTCGTTTAGCGTGCTAAACTTCCTCATCTTATTTCCTTGTCTTAGCATGATTTGGTGACAAGTTGAACACTGTGCATATAGTGTAAAGCTAAACACAAAGCTAAGAACTAAATGGGGCTATAGCTCAGCTGGGAGAGCGCCTGCCTTGCACGCAGGAGGTCTGCGGTTCGATCCCGCATAGCTCCACCATTTAGTGCTAACACCAAAAGCCGAAGTCTAGACATCAAAGACATACACTGCTGGTCAGTTTATCACTTTGATTTCTAACGAAGTCACGCTCTTTAACAATCTGGAAAGCTGATAGAAATAATTTGTAGTTCTTGATACGCAAGTGTCTTAGAAATTCTTGGCGAAATAGTGTTGTAAGCATCAGTCACTGATGCAAACGACCCCGCTTAGAGAATTGTTTTTATACTGTCTAAGGTTCGCTTTTATAAAGTGGGCTTTTAGACGAGCGTTAGCAACGCGAGTTCGAGGCGCGAACTTGAACGAGTGCTTGAGCATAGTTTTCTATGTGATAGCACGAGTGAGAGTCGCAACGAAGAAATCGCTCAGCAAACGCCGTATAAAACACACTTCTTGGGGTTGTATGGTTAAGTGACTAAGCGTACACGGTGGATGCCTTGGCAGTCAGAGGCGATGAAGGACGTGCTAACCTGCGTTAAGTACGGATGAGCTGGTAAGAAGCGCTTGAGTCCGTAATATCCGAATGGGGAAACCCACTCTACTTAGTAGAGTATCGTTACATGAATACATAGTGTAACGAGGCGAACCGAGGGAACTGAAACATCTAAGTACCTCGAGGAAAAGAAATCAACCGAGATTCCCCTAGTAGCGGCGAGCGAACGGGGACCAGCCCTTAAGCATTCTTGGCGATAGTGGAATGGTCCTGGAAAGACCAGCCGTAGTGGGTGATAGCCCCGTACACTAAATTGCCTTTAATGTGAAATCGAGTAGGACGGGACACGTGATATCCTGTTTGAATATGGGGGGACCATCCTCCAAGGCTAAATACTCCTGACTGACCGATAGTGAACCAGTACCGTGAGGGAAAGGCGAAAAGAACCCCTGTGAGGGGAGTGAAATAGAACCTGAAACCGTGTACGTACAAGCAGTGGAAGCCCACTTGTTGGGTGACTGCGTACCTTTTGTATAATGGGTCAGCGACTTAATTTTAGTAGCAAGGTTAACCGTATAGGGGAGCCGTAGGGAAACCGAGTCTTAACTGGGCGAATAGTTGCTAGGATTAGACCCGAAACCCGGTGATCTAGCCATGAGCAGGTTGAAGGTTGAGTAACATCAACTGGAGGACCGAACCCACTAATGTTGCAAAATTAGGGGATGACTTGTGGTTGGGGGTGAAAGGCCAATCAAACCGGGAGATAGCTGGTTCTCCCCGAAATCTATTTAGGTAGAGCCTCGGACGAATACTTACGGGGGTAGAGCACTGTTTGGGCTAGGGGGTCATCCCGACTTACCAACCCCATGCAAACTCCGAATACCGTAAAGTACTATCCGGGAGACACACGGTGGGTGCTAACGTCCATCGTGAAGAGGGAAACAACCCAGACCGCCGGCTAAGGTCCCAAAGTCATAGTTAAGTGGGAAACGAAGTGGGAAGGCTCAGACAGCCAGGATGTTGGCTTAGAAGCAGCCATCATTTAAAGAAAGCGTAATAGCTCACTGGTCGAGTCGGCCTGCGCGGAAGATGTAACGGGGCTAAACTATGCACCGAAGCCGCGGATGCACTCTTTATTGAGTGCGTGGTAGGGGAGCGTTCTGTAAGTCTGCGAAGGTGTGTTGTGAAGCATGCTGGAGATATCAGAAGTGCGAATGCTGACATGAGTAACGATAATGGGGGTGAAAAACCTCCACGCCAAAAGACCAAGGGTTCCTGTCCAACGTTAATCGGGGCAGGGTGAGTCGACCCCTAAGGCGAGGCTGAAAAGCGTAGTCGATGGGAAACGGGTTAATATTCCCGTACTGACGTGTACTGCGATGGGGGGACGGAGAAGGCTAAGTGAGCCAGGCGTTGGTTGTCCTGGTGAAAGGGTGTAGGCAGCGTGTTTAGGTAAATCCGGACGCGCAATGCTGAGGCCTGAGACGAAATCGCTACGGCGGTGAAGTCACTGATGCCCCGCTTCCAGGAAAAGCCTCTAAGCTTCAGGTACACGTGAATCGTACCCCAAACCGACACAGGTGGTCGGGTAGAGAATACTAAGGCGCTTGAGAGAACTCGGGTGAAGGAACTAGGCAAAATAGTACCGTAACTTCGGGAGAAGGTACGCTGAGGCATGTGAAATCCCTTGCGGATGGAGCGTGACTCAGCCGCAGTGACCAGGTGGCTGGAACTGTTTATCAAAAACACAGCACTGTGCAAACTCGTAAGAGGACGTATACGGTGTGACACCTGCCCGGTGCTGGAAGGTTAAATGATGGGGTTAGCCTTCGGGTGAAGCTCTTGATTGAAGCCCCAGTAAACGGCGGCCGTAACTATAACGGTCCTAAGGTAGCGAAATTCCTTGTCGGGTAAGTTCCGACCTGCACGAATGGTGTAATCATGGCCACGCTGTCTCCACCCGAGACTCAGTGAAATTGAATTTGCGGTGAAGATGCCGTATACCCGCGGCTAGACGGAAAGACCCCGTGAACCTTTACTATAGCTTGGCACTGAACATTGGCCCTACATGTGTAGGATAGGTGGGAGACTGTGAAGTAGTGACGCTAGTTGCTATGGAGTCAACCTTGAAATACCACCCTTGTATGTCTGATGTTCTAACGTAGGCCCCTTATCGGGGTTGCGGACAGTGCCTGGTGGGTAGTTTGACTGGGGCGGTCTCCTCCTAAAGAGTAACGGAGGAGCACGAAGGTTGGCTAAGTACGGTCGGACATCGTACGGTTAGTGCAATGGCATAAGCCAGCTTAACTGCGAGACGGACAGGTCGAGCAGATACGAAAGTAGGTCATAGTGATCCGGTGGTTCTGTATGGAAGGGCCATCGCTCAACGGATAAAAGGTACTCCGGGGATAACAGGCTGATACCGCCCAAGAGTTCATATCGACGGCGGTGTTTGGCACCTCGATGTCGGCTCATCACATCCTGGGGCTGAAGTCGGTCCCAAGGGTATGGCTGTTCGCCATTTAAAGTGGTACGCGAGCTGGGTTCAGAACGTCGTGAGACAGTTCGGTCCCTATCTGCCGTGGGCGTTGGATGATTGAGAGGAGCTGCTCCTAGTACGAGAGGACCGGAGTGGACGAACCCCTGGTGTTCGGGTTGTATCGCCAGATGCATTGCCCGGTAGCTACGTTCGGAATCGATAACCGCTGAAAGCATCTAAGCGGGAAGCGAGCCTCAAGATGAGTCATCCCTAGGGCTTTACGCCCTCTGAAGGGCCGTTGGAGACTACAACGTTGATAGGCAGGGTGTGTAAGCGCAGCGATGCGTTGAGCTAACCTGTACTAATTACCCGTGCGGCTTAACCATACAACACCCAAGAAGTGTGAGACCTTGCGGTCAAGAACAACAAACACAAATTATTTAAATCAGAGCACCTAAACCTGCTTTGATACAAAATCAGCCTTCCAGATTACAATTTATGCCTGGCGGCCATAGCGCTGTGGAACCACCTGATCCCATGCCGAACTCAGTAGTGAAACGCAGCCGCGCCGATGATAGTGTGGCAGCTGCCATGTGAAAGTAGGTCACTGCCAGGCAACTCATTTAGTATCTTAACTATCCCATCTTTGCGGAGTGGTAGTTCAGTTGGTTAGAATACCGGCCTGTCACGCCGGGGGTCGCGGGTTCGAGTCCCGTCCACTCCGCCATTTTAAAAAAGCCCTTAGCTTATTGATAGCTAAGGGCTTTTTGCTTTTTTATCCTCGTTAAAACTCCTCATTTTGACATTATCAAATCCACCTCCGTCACCAAACCGTGACCATCTGATGAGCAGGCTCCTGTTTTGACTGGTGTTCATCACTACGGTTATCTTCTCTAGTGTTCCAACTGCAATGTCATGGGTATGCCAGCCAACACTATCCATTATCACTATCGCATGCCGGTCTGGCTCAGTAATGTCAGCGATCTGTCTTAGGTGAGTCCGCATTGTTTCTGTGCTTGTCTAGGGCATCACAAGGGCTTGATCTATTGCTCTGTCTGGGTAGACGGAGCAGAAAAAATAGGCATATTCAAACTGCTGCTGACGGACGACTCTTTACTTAGAATTGTATAAGTCCCTCCTTGTTGTAGTTAAAAGTTGTTAATCTTGTGAGTAATCGGGAATAGCCGAATTATCTTCAAGTAAAATAATTAGCATAGGGATGTAGATAAATAAAAGGCGGGTACAAGTTAGGGTGACTATAGTCAATATGACTTTTGCTACGGAGATATAAGGATGAGAACACCTTTGTTACTACTGGCTTTGGCCAGCATTAGTGTACAGGCACAAACTGTGAGTAGCATTACACTAAACACAGATACAGCCCTGCAATTGGTGGCCGCAGGTCTCAAGCAATGCGCCAAAGATGGATATCATGTAACGGTTGCTGTAGTTGACCGCTCAGGTGTACTCAAGGCCTTGGCTCGAGATGAACTCGCTGGTCCACACACGATAGAAAGCGCTCGTAAGAAGGCCTTTACCGCAGCTTCTATGGGTATGGCTACGGCAGACATGGCGAATAACATTGCCGATAAACCTGCTTTATCGGGCCTACGTGATATGCACTCAGACATTTTGATCTTGGGCGGTGGTATGCCGATACGCATTGATGATCAGCTGGTAGCTGGAATTGGTGTCGGTGGCGCTCCAGGTGGCCACTTAGATCAAGCTTGTGCCGAAGCAGCAATAAAAGAAGTCTTGAAATAGTTCCAAGCTAGTTGAATTCATTCTGTAACGGGTGTTGTTTCTACCTTTAGTTTTATGCACAGTAAATTTTGTAATTTGTGAGTTACGTCACAGCACCCATTTTAAATTCTAAAAACATGGTATGTTTTAAAATTTTGATGCGTCTCCTTAAGCAAAATAATAAATATGTTCTAGAATAAGGAAAGGAGTAAGTAGTGTTTTCATCAATGTACTAAACTAAATTTGTCGTGGCCAACACTAACAATATGGTTTTACAATAAACTAAGGACAGGAAGTCCTATGCGGCATCTATTTGAAAACATTCGAATCATAAGTCTATTTCGTGCCGGTCGGCATCATTCTAGATTCCGTTTCCTACGCTGGTTTTCATTGCTTAGTGCTTTGCTGATCGCGGCTGTTGCTATTGGTGTTGGATCTATTACTACACAATTTTTGCGCAATGAAAGCATAGATCGTGATTCGATGTTGAGCGCACAGTTCATACAATCCATAGCAGAGGTGGAAGTTGTTCATGCCGGTATTCCTCTGTTGCCAACCATTGGTGAGTTTTTTTTTCCTGCTCTGCATTATAAATATTCGGAATCTTTTGAGGTTGCTGATGTTCGTGTAAAAAAAGCAAGGAATGAGTTCCTTGACCACATATCCCACTTACCCGACTTACTCCTAGCTAATATATATTCAAATGATAGAGATATTGTTTGGTCAACTAATCCAGAATTAATTGGTAAAAAAATTGTAGATAATAATGAGCTCGATGACGCATTTAATCTTCGGCGTTAC is a window of Oceanisphaera sp. IT1-181 DNA encoding:
- a CDS encoding heme-binding protein, whose translation is MRTPLLLLALASISVQAQTVSSITLNTDTALQLVAAGLKQCAKDGYHVTVAVVDRSGVLKALARDELAGPHTIESARKKAFTAASMGMATADMANNIADKPALSGLRDMHSDILILGGGMPIRIDDQLVAGIGVGGAPGGHLDQACAEAAIKEVLK